A region of Paractinoplanes abujensis DNA encodes the following proteins:
- a CDS encoding MSMEG_0567/sll0787 family protein has protein sequence MTDLVPALLGAPRFLIEPARTRIDYHRLRRRVFVDEQALFAVSDVDDRDADPRTIVLEARDPDGQLLGGVRLGPATDGPDIGWWQGGRLVVDPGVRGAQRIGPALVRAACAAAEQAGALRFDATVQTRYKRMFERLGWDAVRPVTVAGRPHHLMRWPIGRIAALAAATKNPLGGLLDGLNPGGAGFVGDDGAPVPGTDLIAACDAILPSMVERDPRWAGWCAVLVNVNDLAAMGAAPVGLLNAVGARDATAAAAVLAGLRAGAEAYGIPVLGGHTQLGVPAALSATALGRAAHPVPGGGGRSGHRIRLTADVGGGWRPGYQGRQWDSTSWRTPDDLRQMQGFVAAARPAAAKDVSMAGIAGTLGMLAEAGGCGAVLDVASVPRPAAATMGDWLTCFPGFAMLTAGPQHSAPAGPAVTAECGELVAGSGVVLRWPDGDTTTAITGGVTGMGAVA, from the coding sequence ATGACGGATCTGGTGCCGGCGTTGCTCGGGGCGCCGCGTTTTCTGATCGAACCTGCGCGTACGCGCATCGACTACCACCGGCTGCGGCGGCGAGTGTTCGTTGATGAGCAGGCGTTGTTCGCAGTGAGCGATGTGGACGACCGGGATGCCGATCCGCGCACGATCGTGCTCGAAGCGCGCGACCCGGACGGGCAGTTGCTCGGTGGCGTGCGGCTCGGGCCGGCGACGGACGGGCCGGACATCGGCTGGTGGCAGGGCGGGCGCCTGGTCGTCGACCCGGGTGTGCGCGGGGCGCAGCGGATCGGGCCCGCGCTCGTCCGGGCCGCCTGTGCGGCCGCCGAACAGGCGGGAGCCCTGCGCTTCGACGCGACAGTGCAAACCCGGTACAAGCGCATGTTCGAGCGGCTCGGCTGGGACGCCGTCCGGCCGGTGACCGTCGCGGGGCGGCCGCACCACCTGATGCGCTGGCCGATCGGGCGGATCGCGGCGCTGGCCGCGGCGACCAAGAACCCGCTGGGCGGCCTGCTGGACGGGCTCAACCCCGGCGGGGCCGGCTTCGTCGGGGACGACGGGGCACCCGTACCGGGAACCGATCTCATCGCCGCCTGCGACGCGATCCTGCCGTCGATGGTCGAACGCGACCCGCGCTGGGCGGGCTGGTGCGCGGTGCTGGTCAACGTGAACGACCTGGCCGCCATGGGGGCCGCACCGGTGGGACTGCTCAACGCGGTCGGGGCCCGGGACGCGACGGCGGCCGCCGCGGTGCTGGCGGGGCTGCGGGCGGGCGCCGAAGCGTACGGGATCCCGGTTCTCGGAGGACACACGCAGCTCGGGGTCCCGGCCGCGCTCTCGGCGACCGCTCTGGGGCGGGCCGCGCACCCGGTGCCGGGCGGGGGCGGCCGTTCGGGCCATCGCATCCGGCTGACGGCCGACGTGGGCGGCGGCTGGCGGCCCGGCTATCAGGGTCGGCAGTGGGACTCCACCTCGTGGCGCACCCCGGACGACCTGCGGCAGATGCAGGGCTTCGTGGCGGCGGCGCGGCCCGCGGCGGCCAAGGACGTATCGATGGCGGGGATCGCCGGGACGCTGGGCATGCTCGCCGAGGCCGGCGGCTGCGGGGCCGTGCTGGACGTGGCGTCGGTGCCCCGCCCCGCGGCGGCCACCATGGGCGACTGGCTCACGTGCTTCCCCGGGTTCGCCATGCTCACAGCGGGCCCGCAGCACTCGGCGCCGGCCGGACCGGCCGTCACCGCGGAGTGCGGCGAACTGGTGGCCGGGAGCGGAGTCGTCCTGCGCTGGCCGGACGGCGACACCACCACCGCCATCACGGGCGGGGTGACAGGAATGGGGGCAGTGGCATGA
- a CDS encoding carbon-nitrogen hydrolase family protein encodes MIKVAAVAEAFDRDLDEDFARIEKLIAAARAEGVRLLALPEACLGGYLADLDGHAELPPALALDGPEIARLIELADDMVVCAGYCEDGGDGTRYNSVVCVGDGRVLGNHRKVHQPLRENASYASGESFAAFDTPVGRVGLMICYDKAFPESARTLALDGAEIVVCVSAWPGSRTNAPDDLAEDRWTRRFDLFDRARALENQVVWLSANQAGTFGSLRFVCSAKIVDPGGDVLATTGCAPGMAVAAVDVEGSLAAARRYMGHLRDRRPAAYL; translated from the coding sequence ATGATCAAGGTGGCTGCGGTCGCGGAGGCTTTCGACCGCGATCTCGACGAGGACTTCGCCCGCATCGAGAAGTTGATCGCGGCCGCGCGCGCGGAGGGCGTACGGCTGCTGGCCCTGCCCGAGGCCTGCCTGGGCGGTTATCTGGCCGACCTCGACGGCCACGCCGAACTGCCCCCGGCCCTGGCGCTGGACGGTCCCGAGATCGCCCGGCTGATCGAACTGGCCGACGACATGGTGGTCTGCGCCGGCTACTGCGAGGACGGCGGCGACGGCACCCGCTACAACAGCGTGGTCTGCGTCGGCGACGGGCGCGTGCTCGGCAACCACCGCAAGGTGCACCAGCCGCTGCGCGAGAACGCCAGCTACGCGTCGGGGGAGTCGTTCGCGGCGTTCGACACACCGGTCGGGCGGGTCGGGCTGATGATCTGCTACGACAAGGCGTTCCCGGAGTCGGCGCGCACGCTCGCCCTGGACGGCGCCGAGATCGTCGTCTGCGTGTCGGCGTGGCCGGGCTCGCGCACGAACGCGCCCGACGACCTGGCCGAGGACCGCTGGACGCGCCGGTTCGACCTGTTCGACCGGGCCCGCGCGCTGGAGAACCAGGTCGTGTGGCTGTCGGCGAACCAGGCCGGCACGTTCGGGTCGCTGCGGTTCGTGTGCAGCGCCAAGATCGTCGACCCGGGCGGGGACGTGCTGGCCACCACCGGCTGCGCGCCCGGCATGGCCGTGGCCGCCGTGGACGTCGAGGGATCCCTGGCCGCCGCGCGCCGCTACATGGGTCACCTGCGCGATCGCCGACCGGCCGCCTACCTCTGA
- a CDS encoding carbon-nitrogen hydrolase family protein: MARIAAVAAHFGRDLDHDLGRIGKLIGDARTAGAGLLVLPDAALGGYLADLRHPDPAAFPPALKPDDPVFERITAEARDMVVCVGFCEADGDDRYNAAVCLTGDGVLGRHRKVHLPAAEGIAYRAGDTFAAFDTPVGRIGMLIDYDKTFPESARTLARDGAQIVACLSAWPASITNAAPKMSQDRQSRLFDLYDCARAAENQVVVVSSNQTGAAGGMRFLGQAKVVGPAGNILARTWAKAGLAVADLDVEREIAAARRVLSHLDELRPEVYR; encoded by the coding sequence ATGGCGCGGATCGCGGCCGTCGCGGCGCACTTCGGGCGCGACCTCGACCACGACCTGGGGCGGATCGGCAAACTGATCGGCGACGCCCGTACGGCCGGGGCCGGGCTGCTCGTGCTGCCCGACGCGGCCCTCGGCGGCTACCTGGCCGACCTGCGCCACCCCGACCCGGCCGCGTTCCCGCCCGCGCTCAAACCGGACGACCCGGTCTTCGAGCGGATCACGGCGGAGGCCCGCGACATGGTGGTCTGCGTCGGTTTCTGCGAGGCCGACGGCGACGACCGCTACAACGCGGCGGTCTGCCTGACCGGCGACGGTGTGCTCGGCCGGCACCGCAAGGTCCACCTGCCCGCGGCCGAGGGCATCGCGTACCGGGCCGGCGACACGTTCGCGGCGTTCGACACGCCCGTGGGCCGGATCGGCATGCTGATCGACTACGACAAGACGTTCCCCGAGTCGGCCCGCACCCTGGCCCGTGACGGCGCGCAGATCGTGGCCTGCCTGTCGGCCTGGCCCGCCAGCATCACCAACGCCGCGCCGAAAATGTCGCAGGACCGCCAGTCCCGGCTCTTCGACCTGTACGACTGTGCCCGCGCGGCCGAGAACCAGGTCGTCGTCGTGTCGTCCAACCAGACCGGCGCGGCCGGCGGCATGCGCTTCCTGGGCCAGGCCAAAGTGGTCGGCCCGGCCGGCAACATCCTGGCCCGGACGTGGGCCAAAGCCGGGCTGGCGGTCGCCGACCTGGATGTCGAGCGGGAGATCGCGGCCGCCCGCCGCGTGCTCAGCCACCTGGACGAACTGCGCCCCGAGGTGTACCGATGA
- a CDS encoding MSMEG_0565 family glycosyltransferase produces the protein MRIALLTYSTRPRGGVVHTLALAEALAALGHDVTVWTLGRGGGFFRPVDPRVRLAVVPFPDVGGEPVGPRILRSIALLREAFDPSRYDVVHAQDCISANAVDRCVRTVHHLDQFTTPELVACHERALTRPYAHICVSSAVAAELQDGWGLTATVIPNGVDHERFATAAPLLTAGPYVLSVGGIEPRKGSLDLLRSYALMDTPVRLVVAGGETLFDYRDYRAEWDRLAATLQVTPEVLGPVAHAGLPSLMAGAAAFAFPSTKEGFGLAAMEALAAGVPVVTRDLPVLREVFGDTVLYGTDPPSLAAALTRAVKEPDPARQAAGRALAAAHTWEAAARRHVTFYESL, from the coding sequence ATGAGGATCGCGCTGCTGACCTACTCGACCCGGCCGCGCGGCGGGGTCGTGCACACGCTGGCCCTGGCCGAGGCCCTGGCCGCGCTCGGCCACGACGTCACCGTGTGGACCCTGGGCCGCGGCGGTGGCTTCTTCCGCCCCGTCGACCCGCGCGTGCGCCTCGCCGTGGTCCCGTTCCCCGACGTCGGCGGGGAGCCGGTGGGTCCGCGCATCCTGCGGTCGATCGCCCTGCTCCGAGAGGCTTTCGACCCTTCCCGGTACGACGTGGTGCACGCCCAGGACTGCATCAGCGCCAACGCCGTGGACCGTTGCGTGCGCACCGTGCACCACCTCGACCAGTTCACGACACCGGAACTGGTCGCCTGCCACGAACGCGCGCTGACCCGCCCGTACGCGCATATCTGTGTCTCCTCGGCCGTGGCCGCGGAACTTCAGGACGGCTGGGGCCTGACCGCCACCGTGATCCCCAACGGCGTCGACCACGAACGCTTCGCCACGGCCGCCCCGCTGCTGACCGCCGGCCCGTACGTCCTGTCGGTCGGCGGCATCGAACCGCGCAAGGGTTCCCTGGACCTGCTGCGCTCGTACGCGTTGATGGACACGCCCGTACGTCTGGTCGTCGCGGGCGGCGAAACCCTGTTCGACTACCGCGACTACCGCGCCGAATGGGACCGGCTGGCCGCCACCCTGCAGGTCACCCCGGAAGTGCTGGGCCCGGTCGCCCACGCCGGCCTCCCGTCCCTGATGGCGGGCGCCGCCGCGTTCGCGTTCCCGTCCACGAAGGAAGGCTTCGGCCTGGCCGCCATGGAGGCCCTGGCCGCCGGCGTCCCCGTGGTGACCCGCGACCTGCCCGTCCTCCGCGAGGTTTTCGGCGACACCGTCCTCTACGGAACCGACCCGCCCTCGCTGGCCGCGGCCCTGACCCGGGCGGTCAAGGAGCCGGACCCGGCCCGGCAGGCCGCCGGCCGCGCCTTGGCGGCCGCCCACACGTGGGAAGCAGCCGCCCGCCGCCACGTCACGTTCTACGAATCCCTCTGA